The following proteins are encoded in a genomic region of Musa acuminata AAA Group cultivar baxijiao chromosome BXJ2-11, Cavendish_Baxijiao_AAA, whole genome shotgun sequence:
- the LOC135626562 gene encoding uncharacterized protein LOC135626562: MADKPSRALVIYGDGHAPLVASPHAHLHSFASRASCGFLSLRAPPDPNESENDRVIRELSQLLDAYDMYMKKHGNTDMIEDLKDSSVPTISKRFMGLRAAILTTCPDVGSFAANLGFSVLQISKLIGRTPTGVEPPEVSDNLIRVFELLKLLGFSGGDVLEKYEFDLVILHIKPCDQLRDEKGSTVIKTDTDFLNKLVGGVMHAAQPGSKIACRLHFSIILGYGTVSDGDQNCSLILNSSAETNSDLLLLRPRQSYTMKSGNILTDIRHHHPMLIAQWQEGVTRQDTANKFGFEEFKERGGNFAILADRFLHEVAFKLWKAPKYGA, translated from the exons ATGGCGGACAAGCCGAGCCGAGCGCTGGTGATCTACGGCGATGGCCACGCCCCCCTCGTCGCGTCGCCGCACGCCCATCTCCACTCCTTTGCCTCCCGAGCCTCCTGCGGCTTCCTCTCACTTAGAGCTCCTCCCGACCCCAATG AATCAGAAAATGACAGGGTAATTAGAGAATTATCACAGCTACTggatgcatatgatatgtatatg AAAAAACATGGTAACACAGATATGATTGAAGACCTAAAAGATTCTTCAGTTCCAACAATCTCAAAGAG GTTCATGGGCCTTAGAGCTGCCATACTTACCACTTGCCCTGATGTTGGATCCTTTGCTGCAAATCTTGGTTTTAGTGTTTTACAAATTTCTAAGTTGATTGGGCGAACTCCTACTGGTGTTGAACCCCCAGAAGTCTCTGATAACCTCATCAGAGTGTTTGAATTACTGAAACTTCTAGGATTTTCAGGAGGGGATGTTCTTGAAAAATATGAGTTTGATTTAGTGATTTTGCACATCAAGCCTTGTGATCAGTTGAGAGATGAGAAAGGATCAACGGTTATCAAAACCGATACTGATTTTCTCAACAAGTTAGTCGGTGGAGTGATGCATGCAGCTCAGCCTGGATCAAAGATTGCTTGTCGTCTGCATTTCTCCATTATACTAGGTTATGGTACTGTTTCTGATGGTGACCAAAACTGCTCCTTGATTTTGAACTCATCAGCTGAAACAAATTCTGATCTATTGTTGCTTCGTCCTCGTCAAAGCTACACCATGAAAAGTGGAAATATATTGACAGACATTAG GCATCACCACCCAATGTTGATTGCTCAGTGGCAGGAGGGTGTAACTCGCCAGGATACAGCCAACAAGTTTGGCTTTGAAGAATTTAAGGAG CGAGGGGGGAATTTTGCTATACTTGCAGACAGGTTTCTCCATGAGGTGGCATTTAAACTTTGGAAGGCACCTAAATATGGAGCATGA